In a genomic window of Thermoanaerobaculales bacterium:
- a CDS encoding acyl-CoA dehydrogenase family protein, producing the protein MRQCAGLDDDSLGSVLQTIKTVSERRLDRQARLRLDEEDRFPAELVEELLGPGIGLHLLFLPEEVGGLAGGGRDLFRVSEEMARIDLGVATAFLAIALGVDPIIVGGTGEQRRHWLGRIAEEGLIVAYAVTEPEAGSNVARLATEARPVGGSDGSPSAYRLTGTKQFITNGGVAQIFTVLARAPGGPSFFVVDRAAPGVSVGPPEKKHGIRASNTTQIVFDDVEVPADHLLGLVEGKGLEQANEVFGFTRLMVAAFGLGAGEEALQRAIDYGRERVQFGEPLYRKQGFTHRLIVPHVVRLEAARAYCERVASRLDEGVAGLQVEGAIAKYFATEAGNAAADAAIQAHGGYGYTHEYEVEKIRRDVRITTIYEGTSEIQQNIIGTHRWRAAVRTHGAFFRDMAAGLRDRGFGEAAALAADALAETILACHSKRLPREQYVLMELARLSAEVETAVALADKAAAGGRHAGLLTACASLHGGAAARDVVMTGLRLLHGSGQCSDEEVAAFRSRVRFEDVVATASGELALMNSVAAAVETDRLG; encoded by the coding sequence ATGAGACAGTGCGCCGGGCTGGACGACGACTCACTCGGATCCGTGCTGCAGACCATCAAGACGGTGAGCGAGCGCCGCCTCGACCGGCAGGCCCGCCTGCGGCTCGATGAGGAGGACCGCTTTCCGGCCGAGCTGGTGGAGGAGCTGCTCGGACCGGGTATCGGCCTGCACCTGCTCTTCCTGCCGGAGGAGGTCGGGGGCCTCGCGGGCGGGGGTCGCGACCTGTTTCGAGTGTCCGAGGAGATGGCTCGGATCGACCTCGGGGTCGCGACGGCCTTTCTCGCGATCGCCCTCGGCGTCGATCCCATCATCGTCGGCGGGACCGGCGAGCAGCGGCGCCACTGGCTCGGGCGCATCGCCGAGGAGGGGCTGATCGTCGCCTACGCGGTCACCGAGCCCGAGGCCGGTTCGAACGTCGCGCGTCTCGCGACCGAGGCGAGGCCGGTCGGCGGGAGCGACGGATCGCCCTCCGCCTACCGCCTCACCGGGACCAAACAGTTCATCACCAACGGCGGCGTCGCGCAGATCTTCACGGTGCTGGCCCGGGCGCCTGGCGGGCCGTCCTTCTTCGTCGTCGACCGGGCGGCGCCCGGGGTGTCGGTCGGGCCGCCGGAGAAGAAGCACGGCATCCGCGCGTCGAACACGACGCAGATCGTCTTCGATGACGTGGAGGTCCCGGCCGATCACCTGCTCGGGCTGGTCGAGGGCAAGGGCCTCGAGCAGGCCAACGAGGTCTTCGGCTTCACCCGGCTGATGGTGGCCGCGTTCGGGCTGGGCGCCGGCGAGGAAGCCCTCCAGCGGGCCATCGACTACGGCCGCGAGCGAGTCCAGTTCGGCGAGCCGCTGTACCGCAAGCAGGGTTTCACGCACCGGCTCATCGTGCCGCACGTGGTCCGGCTGGAGGCAGCGCGAGCCTACTGCGAGCGGGTCGCGAGCCGGCTCGACGAGGGGGTGGCCGGCCTCCAGGTCGAGGGCGCGATCGCCAAGTACTTCGCGACCGAGGCCGGCAATGCTGCCGCGGACGCGGCGATCCAGGCCCACGGCGGGTACGGCTACACCCACGAGTACGAGGTGGAGAAGATCCGCCGCGATGTCCGGATCACGACCATCTACGAGGGGACGTCGGAGATCCAGCAGAACATCATCGGGACCCACCGCTGGCGGGCCGCGGTCAGGACCCATGGCGCCTTCTTCCGCGACATGGCTGCAGGGCTGCGGGATCGGGGCTTCGGAGAGGCGGCGGCGCTGGCGGCTGACGCGCTGGCGGAGACGATCCTGGCCTGCCACTCGAAGCGGCTGCCGCGCGAGCAGTACGTGCTGATGGAGCTGGCCCGCTTGTCGGCCGAGGTGGAAACCGCGGTGGCGCTGGCCGACAAGGCGGCCGCCGGCGGCCGCCACGCCGGGCTGCTGACGGCGTGCGCCAGCCTGCACGGTGGAGCCGCCGCGAGGGACGTGGTCATGACCGGGCTCCGGCTGCTCCACGGCAGCGGCCAGTGCAGCGACGAGGAGGTCGCCGCGTTCAGGTCGCGGGTCCGGTTCGAGGACGTGGTGGCGACCGCCTCCGGAGAGCTGGCGCTCATGAACAGCGTGGCGGCCGCCGTCGAGACCGATCGGCTCGGCTGA
- a CDS encoding MFS transporter, translating to MDLTVVRQLPRTLYSAVLMELFERLAYYGMVLVLGIWVVEHLGIPADRYGWVYGLFTGALYLLPLLAGALADRFGYKPALAIAFATLTAGYLVLGAATSFGWLCVALGLIAVGGSIVKPTISGTVTRTTVEGSTRPVGFGLYYMMINAGGLIGPVIAAQVRNRTEFRYVFWVSAAACALMLAQALLAFREPVTRDERAAGKRLGRVFAEIFMVLGNWRFVLLLVIFSGFWGMINVLFGFMPLYVESFTDLTAVEESIDRIVPVTRWAGHWLNPEVFISLDSLLIVLFQATVSYLTRRWRTVSALLVGTTIATVSWILPTMSAAAAFIAAGIVVWSIGETTCSARFFQYCGSIAPSDQVAVYLGYSFLALFLGNLYSGPWAGWLYQRFIQGPLDAGATPAPLPFFAGVMLMGTISVVGLALYRALVAPAVEHREAPTSA from the coding sequence ATGGACCTGACGGTGGTTCGACAGCTGCCGCGGACGCTGTACTCGGCGGTCCTCATGGAGCTCTTCGAGCGGCTGGCCTACTACGGGATGGTCCTCGTGCTCGGGATCTGGGTGGTCGAGCACCTCGGCATCCCGGCCGATCGCTACGGCTGGGTGTACGGGCTGTTCACGGGCGCCCTCTACCTGCTGCCGCTGCTCGCCGGCGCCCTCGCCGACCGCTTCGGGTACAAGCCGGCGCTCGCCATCGCCTTCGCGACGCTGACGGCGGGATACCTCGTGCTCGGCGCCGCCACCAGCTTCGGCTGGCTGTGCGTCGCGCTCGGCCTGATTGCCGTCGGCGGCTCGATCGTCAAGCCCACGATCTCGGGGACCGTGACCCGCACCACGGTCGAGGGCAGCACCCGCCCGGTCGGCTTCGGGCTCTACTACATGATGATCAACGCGGGCGGGCTCATCGGGCCGGTGATCGCGGCCCAGGTCCGCAACCGCACCGAGTTCCGCTATGTCTTCTGGGTGTCCGCCGCGGCCTGCGCCCTGATGCTCGCGCAGGCGCTGCTCGCGTTTCGCGAGCCGGTGACCAGGGACGAACGGGCCGCGGGAAAGAGGCTGGGCCGGGTTTTCGCCGAGATCTTCATGGTGCTCGGGAACTGGCGGTTCGTGCTGCTGCTGGTCATCTTCTCCGGCTTCTGGGGCATGATCAACGTGCTGTTCGGATTCATGCCGCTATACGTCGAGAGCTTCACCGACCTCACCGCCGTGGAGGAGAGCATCGACCGGATCGTCCCGGTCACCCGATGGGCGGGGCACTGGCTCAACCCCGAGGTCTTCATCTCCCTCGACTCCCTGCTGATCGTCCTCTTTCAGGCCACCGTCTCGTACCTGACCCGCCGCTGGCGCACGGTCAGCGCATTGCTCGTGGGCACCACCATCGCCACCGTGTCGTGGATCCTGCCGACGATGTCGGCCGCGGCCGCCTTCATCGCCGCCGGCATCGTCGTGTGGTCGATCGGCGAGACGACATGCTCGGCCCGCTTCTTCCAGTACTGCGGCTCGATCGCTCCGTCTGACCAGGTGGCCGTCTACCTTGGCTACTCGTTCCTCGCGCTGTTCCTCGGCAACCTGTACTCCGGGCCGTGGGCGGGCTGGCTGTACCAGCGCTTCATCCAGGGCCCGCTCGATGCCGGCGCCACGCCGGCGCCGCTGCCGTTCTTCGCGGGCGTGATGCTGATGGGAACGATCTCGGTGGTCGGCCTCGCCCTCTACCGCGCGCTCGTCGCGCCGGCGGTGGAGCATCGCGAGGCCCCGACGTCCGCCTGA
- a CDS encoding TolC family protein: MNLKMSTAAAITAAALLTPTLRSQTLDVPALPAQIPGPPAAEDQALELDLLKAYEMAMSRNLDLQVGRFSIAAADAGIHSASGAFDPNFGILASGDWTRTPSTTILEGSLVPEYRNTRYGLGIDGLLPTGTLWSAELGSNRFETNSTYYFLNPNWTSDLSLSVTQPLLRGFGTLVNRSGIVVARISRAQTAEAFDLLVIATLHQVETSYWNLVAARHAVQVAESSLALAERLLGETQERVKVGTSAPIDLVQSEAGVATRRQALITARNVASNAEDALKTVLGFDQPSEWLTPIETTESYEFKPFLPDLASSIETGLEKRPEIRQKQLENEMLEYYVRMARNDVLPSLDLQAAYGWGGVGGKGRTVDPDTGEVIIVDDGYPDTMDQIVKRDFPNWRLGVQLGIPIGNNAAQGRLAQRRFEHDQSLVEMAALQQNIVAEVRVAVRALEDGAAAVEAAIASQELASRNLEAEQTKFDNGMSTNYQVLEIQEDLAQAELTLIRSYLDYRKANIGYRVATGTLLDFLGVGIVDPGQPDVPNDYWKDIEWLQFDDLSRSGDATPAADPADRP; this comes from the coding sequence GTGAACCTCAAGATGTCAACCGCGGCAGCGATCACGGCCGCCGCGCTGCTCACGCCCACACTCCGTTCCCAGACCCTCGATGTGCCGGCCCTGCCTGCTCAGATCCCGGGGCCGCCGGCCGCCGAGGACCAGGCCCTCGAGCTCGACCTGCTCAAGGCCTACGAGATGGCGATGAGCCGCAACCTCGACCTCCAGGTCGGCCGGTTCTCGATCGCGGCCGCCGATGCGGGTATCCACTCCGCCTCGGGAGCTTTCGATCCCAACTTCGGCATCCTGGCGAGCGGGGACTGGACGAGGACGCCCTCGACGACCATCCTCGAAGGCTCGCTGGTGCCCGAGTACCGCAACACCCGCTACGGCCTTGGGATTGACGGCCTGCTCCCCACCGGCACCCTCTGGTCAGCGGAGCTCGGCAGCAACCGGTTCGAGACCAACAGCACCTACTACTTCCTCAACCCGAACTGGACCTCCGACCTCAGCCTGTCCGTCACCCAGCCCCTGCTGCGCGGCTTCGGGACGCTGGTCAACCGATCCGGCATCGTGGTGGCGCGCATCAGCCGCGCCCAGACCGCCGAGGCCTTCGACCTGCTCGTCATCGCCACCCTCCACCAGGTGGAGACCTCGTACTGGAACCTCGTCGCGGCCCGCCACGCCGTCCAGGTCGCGGAGTCGTCCCTGGCGCTGGCCGAGCGGCTGCTCGGCGAGACCCAGGAGCGGGTCAAGGTCGGGACCTCGGCACCGATCGACCTCGTGCAGTCCGAGGCCGGAGTGGCGACCCGGCGCCAGGCGCTGATCACCGCCCGCAACGTCGCCTCCAATGCCGAGGATGCCCTCAAGACGGTGCTCGGCTTCGACCAGCCCAGCGAATGGCTGACGCCCATCGAGACAACCGAAAGCTACGAGTTCAAGCCCTTCCTCCCAGACCTCGCCAGCTCAATTGAGACCGGGCTGGAGAAACGGCCCGAGATCCGTCAGAAGCAGCTCGAGAACGAGATGCTGGAGTACTACGTCCGGATGGCGAGGAACGACGTGCTGCCGAGCCTGGACCTCCAGGCGGCCTACGGATGGGGAGGGGTCGGAGGCAAGGGCCGGACCGTGGACCCGGACACCGGTGAGGTAATCATCGTCGACGACGGCTACCCCGACACCATGGATCAGATCGTCAAGCGGGACTTCCCCAACTGGCGCCTCGGCGTCCAGCTCGGGATCCCGATCGGCAACAACGCTGCCCAGGGACGTCTCGCCCAGCGCCGGTTCGAGCACGATCAGAGCCTGGTGGAGATGGCGGCCCTCCAGCAGAACATCGTCGCGGAGGTCCGGGTGGCGGTCCGCGCCCTCGAGGACGGTGCAGCTGCTGTCGAGGCGGCGATCGCGTCCCAGGAGCTGGCCTCCCGCAACTTGGAGGCCGAGCAGACCAAGTTCGACAACGGCATGTCCACGAACTACCAGGTGCTCGAGATCCAGGAGGACCTCGCCCAGGCCGAGCTGACCCTGATCCGGTCCTACCTGGATTACCGCAAGGCCAACATCGGCTATCGCGTCGCCACCGGCACCCTGCTCGATTTCCTCGGGGTCGGCATCGTCGATCCGGGCCAACCGGACGTCCCAAACGACTACTGGAAGGACATCGAGTGGCTCCAGTTCGACGACCTCTCCCGCTCGGGCGATGCGACGCCCGCCGCCGATCCTGCCGATCGCCCGTAG
- the priA gene encoding primosomal protein N', whose amino-acid sequence MFALVAVPRSAPEPLTYSIPRELEPFAVAGARVRVPMRERHVTGVVIEVQSDSGLEPGVIRPIAEVLDPQPLLAAAQLQLARFISDYYRCPLGTTLSAMLPVRLLQADSETVLLTASGAGADAAGLDATSAAILAALAGCGSIRVPALLAQVGSRERRVLDELVRLGFVEVRKHRRDRPPPSEVPAVRIADRPLEQLLEECRRAPRQRDALQWLADAGRPALVAELRAAVGCSLATVRALIERGAVDSFTQRPPRPPRWALRAAPERLSLTDEQRSSVTAISDAVAAGGYAPFLLEGVTGSGKTEVYLRCLESVIERGGSGLVLVPEIGLTPAAAGAVERRFGGRAAIVHSAQSDGERWREWRRAADGETRVVVGPRSALFTPLRDLRLIVVDEEHDAAYKQQESPRYHARDLALVLGKRLEVPVVLCSATPSVEAAALVRRGLATHLRLTHRVAGGSLPHVEVVDLRGEPPEPGEHGHTWLSRRLREAMTETLAAGNQIILLMQRRGWAPLLLCRDCGARIRCPSCSVSLVVHRRSSDLRCHYCGHRAAIPSSCESCGGTLLDAVGAGTEKVAELLARDYPDVPVAILDRDTVRRRDGLRHSLGAFAAGKVRILVGTQMVAKGHHFPDVTLTGVISADALLGLPDFRAAERTFQLLTQVAGRSGRGSRPGRVIIQTYFPDHPAVRHATSHDVTSFLDDELVFRNAFGYPPTTRMAVVRYESSDTRAATAAATLAARAAAPLPHGVRVRGPAPAPIERIRGAWRWQLLVTAPSRDLLREVLARIETATPARSVRTVIDVDPLSTL is encoded by the coding sequence GTGTTCGCCCTGGTGGCCGTGCCGCGCAGCGCCCCTGAGCCGCTGACCTACTCGATCCCGCGCGAGCTGGAGCCGTTCGCGGTCGCCGGCGCCCGGGTCCGGGTGCCGATGCGCGAGCGGCACGTCACCGGGGTCGTGATCGAGGTGCAATCCGACTCTGGCCTCGAGCCAGGAGTCATCCGGCCGATCGCCGAGGTGCTCGACCCGCAGCCACTGCTCGCCGCGGCACAGCTGCAGCTCGCCCGGTTCATCTCCGACTACTACCGCTGCCCGCTCGGGACCACGCTGTCGGCAATGCTCCCCGTCAGGCTCCTGCAGGCCGACAGCGAGACGGTGCTCCTGACCGCCTCCGGCGCCGGCGCCGACGCGGCCGGCCTCGATGCGACCAGCGCGGCCATCCTCGCCGCGCTCGCCGGATGCGGCAGCATCCGGGTGCCCGCGCTGCTCGCACAGGTCGGCAGCCGTGAGCGGCGCGTCCTCGACGAGCTCGTCCGGCTCGGGTTCGTCGAGGTCCGCAAGCACCGTCGCGATCGACCGCCGCCGAGCGAGGTGCCCGCCGTGCGGATCGCCGACCGCCCGCTCGAGCAGCTGCTGGAGGAGTGCCGGCGGGCGCCCCGCCAGCGGGACGCCTTGCAGTGGCTGGCCGACGCCGGGCGCCCTGCCCTGGTGGCGGAGCTGCGCGCGGCGGTCGGATGCTCCCTCGCCACCGTGCGCGCGCTGATCGAGCGCGGCGCCGTCGATTCCTTCACCCAGCGGCCGCCGCGGCCGCCGCGCTGGGCGCTGCGGGCTGCGCCGGAGCGGCTCAGCCTGACCGACGAGCAGCGGTCCTCGGTGACGGCGATCTCGGACGCCGTCGCCGCCGGCGGGTATGCGCCGTTCCTGCTCGAGGGCGTCACCGGCTCGGGCAAGACCGAGGTCTACCTGCGCTGTCTCGAGAGCGTCATCGAGCGCGGCGGCAGCGGTCTCGTGCTGGTTCCCGAGATCGGGCTGACTCCGGCGGCCGCGGGCGCCGTCGAGCGCCGTTTCGGCGGCCGTGCCGCCATCGTTCACTCGGCGCAGTCGGACGGCGAGCGCTGGCGGGAGTGGCGCCGGGCCGCCGACGGCGAGACCCGAGTCGTGGTCGGACCGCGATCGGCCCTGTTCACGCCCCTGCGCGACCTCCGGCTGATCGTCGTCGACGAGGAGCACGATGCGGCCTACAAGCAGCAGGAATCGCCTCGCTACCACGCCCGCGATCTCGCGCTGGTGCTCGGCAAGCGGCTGGAGGTCCCGGTCGTTCTCTGCTCGGCAACGCCGTCCGTCGAGGCGGCCGCGCTGGTTCGGCGAGGCCTGGCAACCCACCTCCGCCTGACTCACCGGGTGGCCGGTGGCAGCCTGCCCCACGTCGAGGTGGTCGACCTGCGCGGCGAGCCGCCGGAGCCGGGAGAGCATGGCCACACCTGGCTCAGCCGGCGCCTGCGCGAGGCAATGACCGAGACCCTGGCGGCCGGCAACCAGATCATCCTGCTGATGCAGCGGCGGGGCTGGGCGCCGCTGCTGCTCTGCCGCGACTGCGGCGCCCGGATCCGCTGCCCGTCGTGCTCGGTGTCGCTGGTCGTCCATCGCCGCAGCAGCGACCTGCGCTGCCACTACTGCGGTCACCGGGCTGCCATCCCTTCTTCATGCGAGAGCTGCGGCGGCACCCTGCTCGACGCGGTGGGCGCCGGCACCGAGAAGGTGGCGGAGCTGCTGGCCCGTGACTACCCGGACGTTCCGGTGGCGATTCTCGACCGCGACACGGTGCGCCGGCGGGACGGGCTGCGCCACAGCCTCGGCGCCTTTGCCGCGGGCAAGGTCCGCATCCTCGTCGGCACCCAGATGGTGGCCAAAGGACACCACTTCCCGGACGTCACCCTGACCGGCGTGATCTCGGCCGACGCGCTGCTCGGCCTGCCCGACTTCCGCGCCGCCGAGCGCACGTTCCAGCTGCTCACCCAGGTCGCCGGACGCTCCGGGCGCGGCAGCCGGCCGGGCCGGGTGATCATCCAGACCTACTTCCCGGACCACCCCGCGGTCCGCCACGCCACCAGCCACGACGTCACCTCGTTTCTCGACGACGAGCTGGTGTTCCGCAACGCCTTCGGCTACCCGCCGACCACCCGGATGGCGGTCGTGCGCTACGAGTCGAGCGACACGAGGGCCGCCACCGCCGCCGCGACCCTGGCCGCCCGTGCAGCGGCGCCGCTGCCCCATGGTGTGCGGGTGCGGGGTCCGGCGCCGGCGCCGATCGAGAGGATTCGCGGCGCCTGGCGCTGGCAGCTCCTGGTCACTGCCCCCAGCCGCGACCTCCTGCGCGAGGTTCTGGCGCGGATCGAGACCGCGACCCCGGCCCGATCGGTGAGGACCGTGATCGACGTGGATCCCCTCTCCACCCTGTAG
- a CDS encoding MGMT family protein: MRGSSRVHGEVDGSRLNAAEQVCRLVRRIPAGRVMSYGQIAAELASRLSPRAVGWMLHRCPDDVPWHRVVNASGGCSTDRLPDFPQGLQRAMLEAEGVVFRTNGTLDIEHYRWQPRRRRGG, from the coding sequence ATGAGAGGAAGCTCGCGGGTCCACGGCGAGGTCGACGGCAGCCGCCTCAACGCGGCGGAGCAGGTCTGCCGGCTGGTCCGCAGGATCCCGGCCGGCCGTGTCATGTCCTACGGGCAGATTGCGGCCGAGCTGGCGAGCCGGTTGTCGCCCCGCGCCGTCGGCTGGATGCTCCACCGCTGCCCGGACGACGTCCCGTGGCACCGGGTCGTCAACGCCTCCGGCGGCTGCTCCACCGACCGCCTGCCCGACTTTCCACAGGGCCTGCAGCGGGCGATGCTCGAGGCCGAGGGGGTGGTCTTCCGCACCAACGGCACGCTCGACATCGAGCACTATCGCTGGCAGCCGAGGCGGCGCCGGGGGGGCTGA
- a CDS encoding HAD-IG family 5'-nucleotidase: protein MPDDHLHAAPVPAARRIYCNRTLNLRSIAAIGYDMDYTLVHYRVDHWERRAYDHIRRMLLAEGWPVGQLQFEPSLVTRGLVIDTELGNVVKANRFGFVMRAAHGTREMSFEEQREAYRHLPIDLAETRFYFLNTLFSLSGSCLFAQLVDLYDQRAFPEVLGYHDLFQRVHRHLDTTHLEGTLKAEIVADPETYVDLDSDAPLALLDQRRSGKRLLIITNADWSYVRTIMAHAFDRFLPEGMTWRDLFEIVIVGARKPDFFSAPLPLFSIVDEERGLLAPAPQGLRGPGCYVGGDASSVEQYLGLSGSEILYVGDHIFADVRMSKSLLRWRTGLILRELEDEVADLEAFRPRERELAALMADKERLEAEHAQVRLELQRAQLEYGPRSATPPDALALRLAGLKERILDLDQKVAPLARQASQAVDARWGPLLRAGNDKSHLARQVEASADIYTSRVSNFLFATPFAYLRAGRGSMPHDPALPQQPPS from the coding sequence ATGCCCGACGATCATCTCCACGCCGCCCCGGTCCCGGCCGCCCGCAGGATCTACTGCAACCGGACGCTGAACCTGCGCTCGATCGCGGCGATCGGGTACGACATGGACTACACGCTGGTCCACTACCGCGTCGACCACTGGGAGCGGCGCGCCTACGACCACATTCGCCGCATGCTGCTCGCCGAGGGCTGGCCGGTCGGGCAGCTCCAGTTCGAGCCGAGCCTGGTGACGCGAGGGCTGGTCATCGACACCGAGCTTGGAAACGTGGTCAAGGCGAACCGCTTCGGCTTCGTGATGCGGGCGGCCCACGGCACCCGGGAGATGTCCTTCGAGGAGCAGCGGGAGGCCTACCGCCACCTGCCCATCGACCTGGCCGAGACCCGCTTCTACTTCCTCAACACGCTGTTCTCGCTGTCCGGGAGCTGCCTGTTCGCCCAGCTCGTCGATCTCTACGACCAGCGGGCGTTCCCCGAGGTTCTCGGCTACCACGACCTCTTCCAGCGCGTGCACCGGCACCTCGACACCACCCACCTCGAGGGCACGCTCAAGGCGGAGATCGTCGCCGACCCGGAGACCTACGTCGACCTCGACTCCGACGCGCCGCTCGCCCTGCTCGACCAGCGTCGCTCGGGCAAGCGCCTGCTGATCATCACCAATGCCGACTGGAGCTACGTGCGCACCATCATGGCGCACGCCTTCGATCGCTTCCTGCCCGAGGGCATGACTTGGCGCGACCTGTTCGAGATCGTCATCGTCGGCGCCCGCAAGCCGGACTTCTTCAGCGCGCCGCTGCCGTTGTTCTCGATCGTCGACGAGGAGCGCGGCCTCCTCGCGCCGGCCCCGCAGGGGCTCCGGGGGCCCGGCTGCTATGTCGGCGGCGACGCCAGCTCGGTCGAGCAGTACCTCGGTCTCTCCGGGTCCGAGATCCTGTACGTCGGCGACCACATCTTCGCCGACGTGCGCATGTCCAAGAGCCTGCTGCGCTGGCGGACCGGCCTGATCCTGCGCGAGCTGGAGGACGAGGTCGCGGATCTGGAGGCCTTCCGCCCGCGCGAGCGCGAGCTGGCGGCGCTGATGGCCGACAAGGAGCGGCTGGAGGCCGAGCACGCGCAGGTTCGACTCGAGCTGCAGCGCGCGCAGCTCGAGTACGGGCCCCGGTCGGCCACGCCGCCCGACGCGCTCGCGCTCCGGCTCGCCGGGCTCAAGGAGCGCATCCTCGACCTCGATCAGAAGGTCGCGCCGCTCGCCCGGCAGGCGTCGCAGGCCGTCGACGCCCGCTGGGGCCCGCTGCTGCGCGCCGGCAACGACAAGAGCCACCTCGCGCGACAGGTCGAAGCGTCGGCCGACATCTACACCTCGCGCGTCTCCAACTTCCTGTTCGCGACCCCGTTCGCGTACCTGAGGGCCGGCCGGGGCAGCATGCCCCACGACCCGGCCCTTCCTCAGCAACCGCCGAGTTGA
- a CDS encoding DUF423 domain-containing protein → MTPRIATVLGALLAGTAVAAGAFAAHGLRGRLDPESVAIFETAARYQIYHGVALVVAALASERWPGAKLSLVWWLFLAGTVVFSGSLYLLALTGLRALGAFTPIGGGLLIAGWATFAWRVARS, encoded by the coding sequence ATGACGCCGCGGATCGCCACCGTGCTCGGCGCGCTCCTCGCCGGCACTGCGGTGGCTGCCGGCGCATTCGCCGCGCACGGTCTCAGGGGCCGGCTCGACCCGGAGTCGGTCGCGATCTTCGAGACTGCCGCTCGCTACCAGATCTACCACGGGGTCGCACTGGTTGTCGCCGCCCTCGCGTCGGAACGTTGGCCCGGAGCCAAGCTCTCGCTGGTTTGGTGGCTGTTCCTGGCCGGCACCGTCGTCTTCTCGGGCAGCCTCTACCTGCTCGCGCTCACCGGCCTGCGCGCGCTCGGCGCGTTCACCCCGATCGGTGGCGGCCTGCTGATCGCCGGCTGGGCCACCTTCGCCTGGAGGGTGGCGAGATCCTGA
- the hpt gene encoding hypoxanthine phosphoribosyltransferase yields MSEPKVLISEQEIAAKVSELAETISRDYAGVEDLVMVGVLKGSFIFLADLSRRLTIPRSVDFMALSTYGNATKTDGAVRMIMDLRRNIGGRHVLVVEDIVDTGYTISYLLRALATRQPASLKTCVLVQKPDRRRVPVQIDYLGFEIPDVWVVGFGLDWSERFRTLPYIGVVEPEG; encoded by the coding sequence GTGAGCGAGCCCAAGGTGCTGATCAGCGAACAGGAAATCGCCGCCAAGGTCTCCGAGCTTGCCGAGACCATCTCCCGCGACTACGCCGGGGTCGAGGACCTGGTCATGGTCGGCGTGCTCAAGGGATCCTTCATCTTCCTGGCGGATCTCTCTCGCCGCCTCACCATCCCCCGGTCGGTAGATTTCATGGCGTTGTCCACGTACGGCAACGCCACCAAGACCGACGGCGCCGTGCGGATGATCATGGACCTCAGGCGGAACATCGGCGGTCGACATGTGCTCGTGGTCGAGGACATCGTCGACACCGGCTACACGATCAGCTATCTGCTGCGCGCGCTGGCCACCCGCCAGCCCGCCTCCCTGAAGACGTGCGTCCTCGTCCAGAAGCCCGACCGGCGCCGGGTCCCGGTCCAGATCGACTACCTGGGCTTCGAAATCCCGGACGTCTGGGTGGTCGGCTTCGGCCTCGACTGGAGCGAGCGCTTCCGCACCCTGCCGTACATCGGCGTCGTCGAGCCGGAAGGCTGA